The nucleotide sequence CTCTATTGTATTTAGTGTTGGAACCCCAACGTATACTCTATGCGTAGAGTGAGCCGTTTAAGCGGCAGGTAGCTGATTGCAGTTTTCTTCCAGGGTAGAAGTAGGTTGGCATAAGCGATATAAGGGTTTGCATCCTGAGGTTGCTCAAGCTAATGTTCTCTTTAAATTAAAAAACTAAAGATGAATGCTTCTATTTATCGTCAATGTCTTAGAGGATTCTTAAGAATTACTTCCTAGTCAAACGCTCAATCTAAGGATTTAATGTCCTCGATCGATTAAAGAGTTGTTGATGTGTTGGGTGCTACTTTAACGAGTCTATTTAGGTCGTTTAAAGTCAAACCGTTTGCCTACCAAGCAAAAGTTTAGGTTTTCTTAATTTTCTTGGAAATGTTTCTACATTATTTAGTTCAGTAATTTCCTGGAGTACACACAATCTTGTTTCCAGTAAGGTATTGATTCTGTAGAGATTGCATGTATCATTTACTCAAAATCGAAAGAATCTGATGTAGAATGATGCGATTTCAGGGCAGTATACCGAGTAGTTTGGGTGGCATTACCTAAATGTTTATGAGGCAAAGCATCTAGCTAGATATTTCGATTTAATTGAGCTTTACCTGCGTGTGTCATCGATCGGTTAGGGACTGTTCCTTGAGTTTTTAGTTTTGCTGCGTAAAAAGTTAACCTTAGTTTCGTTGGAGCGTGAACAGTGAATACAATTTTTTCTAAGTTAAGAGATTTTGTGGGTCTGAATGAGCCGATGGAGTATGAGTACGAATATGCAGAGGTAGATGGCGAAGAGTATCGCAATCTTTACCAAGAAGAGCATCCTCAGCCTGTGGTTCAAGAAGAAGAGCCTCGTCGTCGTCGGGCTCGCGAACGGTCAATGCTATCCAATGAATCTGGAGTAGGGTCTACAACAATGAATAATGTAATTGGAATGCCCGGTGCTGCCAACGGTATGACTGAAGTCGTCGTCGTCGAACCTCGCACTTTTGAAGAAATGCCCCAAGTGATTCGTGCCTTACGTGAGCGCAAGTCAGTCGTATTGAATTTGACTGTGATGGATCCTGACCAAGCTCAGCGCGCAGTTGATTTTGTTGCAGGCGGCACCTATGCGATCGATGGTCATCAAGAGCGGATCGGCGAAAGCATTTTCTTGTTTACTCCTAACTGTGTTCAAGTTAGCACTGGCAATGCGACCAATGATGTAGTTCTACAACAGGCTCGGACGGCTCGACCTGCGCCCCCTGCTCCGGCTTGGACTGCCGAGCGAACGGCTCGCATGGGATAAGATTTGTTGAAATGGGTGGATTAGTCGGCAAGTTGAAATTCTGGCAAGGTTTGTTAAACGCAGGTTGTCATGATTCGCCCTAGTGTTCTCACCGCCTTGCTAGTGTTTTACCTGAAGGTTTAGTTCAGTTCGTGTTCCCGTTGCATGAATTCAGGCTTAGATCCTGAGTCTAGGAGACTAAGGTTGTCGGCAAAACTCGGAATTATTGGTGGCGGGGTAATGGGGGAAGCTCTCTTATCCCGCCTTATTGATCAAAATCTTTATTTACCCGATCGCATCTATGTCAGTGAGCCTCAAGCCCCACGGCAAGATTTTTTGGCGACAAAATATCAGGTTAATGTGACTGCTGATAATCAAACAGTAGTAGCGTTTGCAGACGTGTTGCTATTGGCAATTAAGCCCCAGGTTTTTGATTTAGTTGTAGCACCTCTGGAATTGGGGCGATCGGAGCAACTTGTCGTTTCAATTTTGGCAGGTGTGCCCCTTCATCGATTAGAGGCTGCATTTCCGGGACAACCCATTGTGCGGGCAATGCCCAACACGCCTGCAATAGTTGGAGCCGGGATGACTGCGATCGCATCGGGCAGTCATACCCAACCCCAGCATTTGCACCTGGCTCGACAGCTTTTTGAAGCCGTGGGCGAGGTTGTGGAAGTAGCTGAGCCTTTAATTGATGCAGTTACAGGGCTTTCTGGGTCTGGCCCTGGCTATGTGGCAGTGATGATTGAGGCACTCATTGATGGTGGCGTTGCCGTGGGTTTACCCAGAGCGATCGCGACTCAGCTTGCCATTCAAACCGTTCTTGGCACGGCTGAATTACTACAGACTACAGGCATCCATCCGGCAGAGTTAAAAGATCGGGTGACCAGTCCGGGCGGCACCACGATCGCGGGCATTGCTCATTTAGAAAGGGTCGGTTTTCGATCAGCGTTGATTGGGGCAGTTCGAGCGGCTTACGAGCGATCGCAGGAGTTGGGCGGCTAGAAACGGCGGCTCGTCTGCCTGTAGAGAAGGTCATGTAGGGAAGGTCGAATAGACGATATCGTAAGAGAAAGATTCCAGCCCCTTAAAAATGCCATGGCGACCGATCACTTTCCCAACTCCACCCCATCCATTCCCGCATCGCTCCCTCATCTTAAAATCTTCACCATGTTCCGCCTGGGGTTATTCCAAGCTGGATTAGGGATTATGTCGCTCCTGACCTTAGGCGTACTTAACCGGGTCATGATTAAGGAATTGGCAATTCCAGCCACGATCGTAGCCGGGGCGATCGCCATGCACCAAATTGTTGCGCCTGCCAGAGTTTGGTTTGGGCAAATGTCAGATGCCAAGCCGATTTTGGGTTATCACCGCACAGGCTACGTTTGGATAGGTTCAGCCTTATTTACGATCGTCTCTTTCCTGGCAGTTCAAGTGGTTTGGCAGCTAGGCAACAGCGTTGAAACCTACGGCTGGACAGCCCCAACCTATGGTTGGATAGGACTTTTAGCCTTTGTATTTGCGCTGTACGGCATTGCACTCAGTTCTAGTTCCACGCCGTTCGCAGCCTTGTTAGTCGATATTTCCGACGAAGATAATCGTCCCAAGCTGGTTGGGATTGTGTGGTCAATGTTAATGGTCGGCATTATTGTCGGTGCCATCATTACTGGAGGCTTGTTAAAAGCGATCGATTTAGACACGCCTCTAGACGTGGTGCAGGCATCCATCAATCGGATTTTTACGATTATTCCTGCCGTAGTTTTTGGTTTAACTCTCATTGCCACTTTTGGGATTGAAAAAAAATATTCTCGATATCAAACTCGTTCTGCTTTAGTCGATCGCGAAGATCAAATAACTTTGGGTCGTGCCCTTAAGGTCTTAACTGCCAGCCGTCAGACCGGGTTATTCTTCGTCTTTTTGTTAGTTATGACCATTTGCTTATTTTTTCAAGAGCCAATCTTAGAACCTTATGGGGGTGAGGTTTTTGGCATGACGATCGCTGAAACCACTAAACTCAATGCTTTCTGGGGCAGCGGTACGCTGATTGGCTTAAGCTTTACCGGGTTCTTAATTGTGCCTCGCTTAGGCAAAAAAAACACGACAAAGCTAGGCTGTTTTCTAGTTGCCGCGTCGTTTATTTTAATTATTTTGGCAGGCTTAACCCGCACTCCTGCAATGCTTAGAACGGCGGTTCTAGTCTTGGGCTTTGCCTCTGGCATTACCACGACTGGAGCATTGAGCCTCATGCTAGATTTAACCGCTGCTGAAACTGCCGGAACCTTTATCGGCGCGTGGGGTTTGTCGCAAGCCTTAGCCCGAGCTACCGCTACCGTTGCAGGCGGAGCACTGTTAGACCTGGGACGGAGCTTTTTGAGTACCCCAATTCTGGCTTATGGACTAGTGTTTGCAATGCCTATTTTTGGGATGATGCTGGCCGTTAGATTGTTGAGCCGCGTCAATGTTCAAGAGTTTCAGATCGAGGCAAAGGCAGCGATCGCCAAAGTCATGGAGCAAGAGTTATGAGTAAGAGCCATAAAAAACATGACCGACTTTTGGATATCCATCCTTAATTTCTGCGAAACCGCCGTTCTGCCTATTGGAACACATCTGATGCAAGAGTTTGGGCAAGTATCTGCTGTCGAGAAACCAGATGGTAGCCTCGTTACCCGCTCTGACCAATGGACGGATGCAGAATTGAGAGCCGCGATCGCCCAAGCATTTCCCACCCACGGAGTGCTGAGCGAAGAAGCCGAACACCAATTCCCAGCACAAGACTGGTGTTGGGTCATTGACCCGATTGATGGCACCACTAACTTTACCCGAGGCGTACCGCTCTGGGGCATTTCCTTAGGGTTGCTGTATCAGGGCACCCCCGTCTTTGGCTATGTCCACCTTCCTCCCATCCATCAATCGTTCCACGGATTTTGGCTAGGCGATTCGGGGTTAGAAGGAACTAACGGAGCATTCCTCA is from Timaviella obliquedivisa GSE-PSE-MK23-08B and encodes:
- a CDS encoding cell division protein SepF, whose protein sequence is MEYEYEYAEVDGEEYRNLYQEEHPQPVVQEEEPRRRRARERSMLSNESGVGSTTMNNVIGMPGAANGMTEVVVVEPRTFEEMPQVIRALRERKSVVLNLTVMDPDQAQRAVDFVAGGTYAIDGHQERIGESIFLFTPNCVQVSTGNATNDVVLQQARTARPAPPAPAWTAERTARMG
- the proC gene encoding pyrroline-5-carboxylate reductase, whose product is MSAKLGIIGGGVMGEALLSRLIDQNLYLPDRIYVSEPQAPRQDFLATKYQVNVTADNQTVVAFADVLLLAIKPQVFDLVVAPLELGRSEQLVVSILAGVPLHRLEAAFPGQPIVRAMPNTPAIVGAGMTAIASGSHTQPQHLHLARQLFEAVGEVVEVAEPLIDAVTGLSGSGPGYVAVMIEALIDGGVAVGLPRAIATQLAIQTVLGTAELLQTTGIHPAELKDRVTSPGGTTIAGIAHLERVGFRSALIGAVRAAYERSQELGG
- a CDS encoding BCD family MFS transporter, whose amino-acid sequence is MATDHFPNSTPSIPASLPHLKIFTMFRLGLFQAGLGIMSLLTLGVLNRVMIKELAIPATIVAGAIAMHQIVAPARVWFGQMSDAKPILGYHRTGYVWIGSALFTIVSFLAVQVVWQLGNSVETYGWTAPTYGWIGLLAFVFALYGIALSSSSTPFAALLVDISDEDNRPKLVGIVWSMLMVGIIVGAIITGGLLKAIDLDTPLDVVQASINRIFTIIPAVVFGLTLIATFGIEKKYSRYQTRSALVDREDQITLGRALKVLTASRQTGLFFVFLLVMTICLFFQEPILEPYGGEVFGMTIAETTKLNAFWGSGTLIGLSFTGFLIVPRLGKKNTTKLGCFLVAASFILIILAGLTRTPAMLRTAVLVLGFASGITTTGALSLMLDLTAAETAGTFIGAWGLSQALARATATVAGGALLDLGRSFLSTPILAYGLVFAMPIFGMMLAVRLLSRVNVQEFQIEAKAAIAKVMEQEL
- a CDS encoding inositol monophosphatase family protein; the protein is MTDFWISILNFCETAVLPIGTHLMQEFGQVSAVEKPDGSLVTRSDQWTDAELRAAIAQAFPTHGVLSEEAEHQFPAQDWCWVIDPIDGTTNFTRGVPLWGISLGLLYQGTPVFGYVHLPPIHQSFHGFWLGDSGLEGTNGAFLNGRPIHTRPDDPSGNQLFNICARSIKVLQHPFPCKIRMLGVASYNLLTVAAGVTLGGVEATPKIWDIAAVWAIVQAAGGAWVPLQPKPIFPLQVGQNYGDRPYPTLVVSRAELIPKFRPLVEFLGTSYGATPEKS